Genomic window (Streptomyces showdoensis):
GCAAGCGGACGCTGTTCGAGGTGACCCCCGCCCGCGCCGTGGGGATCCGCAGCTTCTCCGCGTTCACCGGGGAGGAGGAGTACATCCTCGCCCCCGGCACCCAGCTGGAGGTCACGGACGTGACGACCGAACGCGGCGGACTCTGCACGGTCAGGCTGACCGAGGTGGACGCCCCGCTCGTCACCTGACGCGAACGGGGAGGGCCTGGACGCTGTTGCCGATGAAGCTGCGCTGGCGGGGCAGTTCGGCTTCCGGCACGGCGAGGTCGAGGTCGGGGAAACGGGTGAACAGGCGCTCCAGGGCGATGGTGGCCTGAAGGCGGGCGAGGGGAGCGCCGACGCAGTAGTGGGCGCCGTGCCCGAAGGCGAGGTGCCGGGTCACGCCGGGCCGGGTGACGTCGAAGCGGTCGGCGTCCGCGCCGTGGAAGGCCTCGTCGCGTCCGGCGGCGGTGTAGCCGGCCAGGACGGGGGTGCCCCGCGGGATGACGGTTCCGCCGAGGGGGAGATCGCGGGTGGGATAGCGGAAGGGGAACCAGCTGACGGGGCTGTCCCAGCGCAGCGTCTCGTCGACCACGTCGGACCAGGTGGCCTTGCCGTCCAGGACGAGCGCCAGCTGGTCCCGGTGGGTGCACAGGGCGCGCACGGCGTTGGAGACGAGGTTGAGGGTGGTCTCGTGGCCGGCGACCAGCATCAGGCGCATCGTGCCGATGAGTTCGGCCTCGCTGAGCCGGTCGTCGCCGTTCTCGCGGGCGGCTATCAGGGCGCTGGTGAGGTCGTCGCCGGGATCGGCCCGGCGCTCGGCCGCGATCGTTCCCAGGAGCCCGACGAGCTCGCGGACGGCGGCCATCACCTCCGCCGGCTCGATGTCGGTGGCGATGACGACCGTGTACGTGAGGTCGTGCAGCCGGCCGCGGTGCTCGGGCGCGACGCCGAGGAGCTCGCAGATGACGCTCAGCGGCAGCGGGAGCGCCAGGTGGGTGCGCAGGTCCGCGACGCCGTCCGGGTCCGCCGCGGCGGCCCGGCCGAGGTCGTCGAGGAAGCCGGCCGTCAGCTCCTCCAC
Coding sequences:
- a CDS encoding cytochrome P450 family protein, giving the protein MSSHTPASAHVVDPAGGCPHALNAELRGRGPVADIVLPGGVPAAVVLGHDALKEFLSHPDVAKDSRNCPALTDGTIPADWPLRVFANAQGMHTADGADHRRLRSLVGNAFTARQVERLRPRVEELTAGFLDDLGRAAAADPDGVADLRTHLALPLPLSVICELLGVAPEHRGRLHDLTYTVVIATDIEPAEVMAAVRELVGLLGTIAAERRADPGDDLTSALIAARENGDDRLSEAELIGTMRLMLVAGHETTLNLVSNAVRALCTHRDQLALVLDGKATWSDVVDETLRWDSPVSWFPFRYPTRDLPLGGTVIPRGTPVLAGYTAAGRDEAFHGADADRFDVTRPGVTRHLAFGHGAHYCVGAPLARLQATIALERLFTRFPDLDLAVPEAELPRQRSFIGNSVQALPVRVR